The nucleotide sequence TAATGTTCGCATCACTCTGTGCTGCTAGATGTTCAGCATCTAGTATTTCCAGTATAGGAAAAGGGGGACTTTTCACTAAATTATTCTATAATTTCTAATTATACCTGCATTCGACCACTGCCGTGATTTCATGCCCCCAAAATATTTTCTGTGATCACATTATTATGCTTTGGCTTGTCAATGTTGATTTCTTAATCAATTAAGTTATACTCTACGATTAAATAATGATATGCTTTATACAAGCGATTGGCATCTGATGAGCATCAACATATTTCACTCTGGCATACATGTTGTATTTAGTTCCACAGTTACTAATTTGAATATCTGTGTATCTTTTAATTCTTATTATGGTTGAAATTCCAATTTGTATCTGCCTCACAATAATTTCTAAGTGCTATATCCCTATACCAAGAAACTGCTTGGACCTGACTGCTTGTTGGACCTTCAATCAGATTACTAATTTAGATGTTGGTGTGCAGATTAATGAAGGAGATGGTGCTTTCTATGGCCCAAAAATTGATATCGGTGTGTTTGATGCCCTCAAAAGAAAATTCCAGTGTGCAACACTTCAGGTTCTATAGTCCTTATGTATGTTGGCATAAACTGTAGACAATATTTTTCTAACCTTTAATGCCTGTTACAGCTGGATTTTGCGCTGCCTGTTCGCTTCGAGCTGACTTATGCAGCAGAGGAGAAAGCCAAGCATGAGAGGCCTGTAATCATACATAGGGCAATCCTAGGATCGGTTGAAAGGATGTTTGCCATTCTTTTGGAGCATTACTGCGGTAAATGGCCGTTATGGCTCAGCCCTCGTCAAGCCATTGTTTGCTCTATATCGTCCGATTCACTAGAATATGCAAAACAGGTAAATGGCCCTTGTGTATTAGTTTGAAATCTGTTGGTGACTGTTTTTCCATTCGGTATGTTTAGCAGTTTGTCAGTATCTTAGCTGGTTCTCGTGGTAATCAATCAGCAGAGTTATTTTTCTTTTGAGTTGAATGACAGTCCACTTCTGTTGCCCAGGTTCATGCTAAGATACATAAGGCTGGATTTGATGTTGAAATCAACTTGGCTGATAAGACAATGGATAAGAAGGTAATTCTACCACGCCAGGCCTGTACCACGCCTTTTGCACAAATTATTTCCTTCTTTCTTTATTAGTATTTTTTAATTACAATTTATTTCAGCATTTCAGTGGCAGAAAGGTAGTCGCAGTTATGTGGTGTAGTAGTTTTATTGTTGGATCTCATGGACTGTCCATCTCTTTTAGGCATTTATTTACTGTGCAACTTCATATCTTTTTTATATCTCTGGTAGTTTAAGTAAATACAGCTTGTGCAGATCTCAAAACATAATAGTTCGTGTATCGTTATGGCCGGTTTCATTTTCAGGTATGCGAGGCACAGTTAGCCAAGTTCAACTATATTCTTGGCGTGGGCCCAAAAGAGGTGGAATCTgaaatggtttggcttcttcaCACCCACTGTTGTCGATAAAAGCATTAGTTACGCCTTGTACGAAATTCTGAATTATGTGGATGGATGGCTCCTACTATTGCAGGTAGACGTCAGGGTGAGAGATAAGCCGGAACGCTCCAAAATGAGCGTCGACGATCTCATCTCTCTGTTAAGGGATGAAGTAGCGGCCTACAGATAGGGCTGTCAGTCAGACAAGTTCGAAGCTCGCGAGCCTTTGATCTATGAGGACCTTTTGATTATGATGAAGTTCTAGATCCTTGTTGTATTGTACTACTGTGTCTTGAACGTCTGAGCCTTGACGTACTACATGACTTGAGGACCATTTCTGTGGTGTGCTCCCCTATGTCTATGTGTGCAGTGCAGTGTGTGATGTTTGGTACCAGTGTCAGCTATAGGTTCAGGTTCAGTCAAGCTGAGCTGCGGTGTTTCTACATCGTTTGCTCAACGAGATGAGCATGGGCCGGGCAATGTTAACTGTGTTGGCCTTTTGGGAGTTTGATCGAGTTGGCCTATGCACAGATGATTCGAGTATGAGAGAACAAACCGTGTCCTGTTTTTACCAAGTTTATGAAGGCTGGGCTACGTGCTTTGCTCGGTTGTCCTAGGCATCGTTTATAGCGCCCGCGCATGTATGGAGTAGATGAGATAGGGGTTTCACCTGAAATAGAAGAACGCGGCAGACGACGGCCGGCGTGCGGCGTGACCTCGGCGTTGGGGAGCGGCGGCCGCTGACGGTGATTCCCTTTTACTACTTTTCTGGACCCGCGGCCGAGAGCGCCAGCGATAGACCGacgagctgctgccgccgctgctctCCGGCCGCCCCCGCGCAGGTTTGTTGCCGCGTCAAGCTCGTCCTCCCCTCCCTCCCCTGTCTAAACGCACGCAAGCTGTTCGGCGCAATGCCTCAGAAGACACATTTCCTTCCTTCACTTCATTGCTCTTTCAGATTCAGATAGATCGATCGACCGGAGCCATGCCTCTCCCTGCGAACCTTGTAACGGGGTCCGCCTTCGTCGCGCTCGGCGTCGCGCTCCTCGCCGGCTTCCTCTACGTCGCCGTCTGGTCCAAGGCCCTCGCGCCGTCCGACAACTGGTTCCTGCTCGCCGTTCAGAACGACAGGTACACCATCAGTGGTATCTCTCGCCTCACCTGGAGCACTGCTTCGCTTTCGTTTTGAGATTGCCGCGTTATTGCTCCGCCTGATCTGTCCATTGTTTTCCAGGTATTACTGCTTGCTTGTGCCCCTGACGGTCCCCGTCATAGTCGTGGCTGTGTACCTGCATTGGCTGAGCATGAAGATGTTCAAGCATGCGTGAGGACTGAGGAGTGGCCGTGCTAAACAAAATCCATGTTGATGAGAATCATCGTAGGCATCATGAGTTCATCACACTTCATTTTTTGCGGGATGAGTTCATCACATTTAAGAttgcaatatttttttatataaaacaaatttcttagtgattttttttcttctttggaAGAAACTACGGTGAATTTTTTTACCGAAAAATTTGCTTGGTCATATTAGTAACTGAGGTGCGagagcatctctagccgatccctTATAATTTAACTCCTAAGAGTATCTCTAACCGATCTCCTATAATCCTTTAGTGGAGGATAATAAGCGGCTAATTGGACCTAACCCCAAACCGTTAGGGGAGGAAAAATTATCCTCCTTGGCCCAAAACTTTGGCCAAGTCTCCCAAATATACTTGACCTTGGCCGTGCGAAGTAAATTTTCTTTCCCTCCTCTCGCCCGAGCGGCCACCccttcccgccggcgccgcccctacTCGTCGCAGCCATCGCTGATGCCCCTGATTTTGGCTGGGATGGAGAGACAAGACCCTTCCACCACCCCGTCAGCTGCCATCGTCGGCGGCGCATCGTTGCCAGAAACGACTACCGCGCCGCCGCCCACGTCATAAAAGGTTGGGCACCAAAAACCTTCTTCGGGCCACCTCACCGGCAACCACCACCGGTAGCAAGGTCACCACATCTCCGGCGATGGCAGGCTGCCATCTCGCTGGTCCAGCCACCGGCAAGCGAGCAAGGAAGCAGACGACCGCCGCGTCGGCACTCGCCGAGgaggtggcgaagaagaaggacaagaaggtGGCTCCGATGCCTCATCCTCGTCCGGCACCTTGGACCTCGTTTCCGATCACCCCTATGGGCACTCCTGTGGCGCATCTGGCCGCCGCTGCCGACAACAAGGGCCGTGGTTGCCAAGTGGTCGATGAAATGCCATCAAGGTAAAAAAAATGTCTTTTCATCTCGGTCGGTGCATTTTTTGGTATTGCTTGCGGCCATAGGGTGATGaagatttttgttgttgttgttgttgtcgtggtGCGGAGATGAATGCGGTTGAATTCTTGTCGTCTTTGGAGGAGTCGAATATGCTTGGGCTTGACAATCTCAACTATGACTAAGAGTTCGATCATCAAGAGGTC is from Triticum aestivum cultivar Chinese Spring chromosome 1B, IWGSC CS RefSeq v2.1, whole genome shotgun sequence and encodes:
- the LOC123130313 gene encoding uncharacterized protein, with the protein product MPLPANLVTGSAFVALGVALLAGFLYVAVWSKALAPSDNWFLLAVQNDRYYCLLVPLTVPVIVVAVYLHWLSMKMFKHA